A single Thermoanaerobacterium sp. RBIITD DNA region contains:
- a CDS encoding peptidoglycan-binding protein — MKKLISYLLIFTILLIPVSYLAAPTVTTNVAKGVISKISMSKDMVIELQQKLKDLKLYKDTVDGIYGKNTENAVIKFQKENKLIVDGVAGPITMKALQDKTKNMANQIGKNDTIKSIQKALQKVGLYKGEIDGIYGSMTKEAVMAFQKENDLTVDGLPGPATLAKLEQPNKDTNKELATEVVMAVQRVLQKLGLYKGSVDGIYGNKTKEALAQYKKTYDANFDDIMNIFH; from the coding sequence TTGAAAAAGCTTATAAGTTATTTGTTAATTTTCACAATACTGCTTATCCCCGTGTCATACCTTGCTGCACCGACAGTAACGACAAATGTCGCTAAAGGTGTAATATCAAAAATTTCTATGTCAAAGGATATGGTTATAGAACTTCAGCAAAAATTAAAAGATCTAAAATTATACAAAGATACAGTTGATGGAATCTACGGGAAAAATACAGAAAATGCTGTAATAAAATTCCAAAAAGAGAATAAATTGATTGTTGATGGTGTTGCTGGTCCTATAACAATGAAAGCTTTGCAAGATAAAACAAAAAATATGGCAAATCAAATTGGTAAAAACGATACAATTAAAAGCATCCAAAAAGCATTGCAAAAGGTAGGGTTATATAAGGGTGAAATAGACGGAATCTACGGATCTATGACAAAAGAAGCGGTGATGGCATTCCAAAAGGAAAATGACTTAACTGTTGATGGACTACCAGGACCTGCAACATTAGCAAAATTGGAACAGCCAAATAAAGATACAAATAAAGAACTTGCAACAGAAGTTGTTATGGCAGTTCAGAGGGTATTACAAAAATTAGGGCTTTACAAAGGTTCTGTAGATGGAATATATGGAAATAAGACAAAAGAAGCTTTAGCCCAATATAAGAAAACATACGATGCAAATTTTGATGACATAATGAATATTTTTCATTAA
- a CDS encoding stage 0 sporulation family protein, whose amino-acid sequence MYTVVGIRFKKAGKIYYFDPGELPVSIGDNVIVETARGIEFGEVVVGKREVPDEDIIAPLKMVLRIATDEDIEHYNENRSCEAEAFGVCMNMIKEHNLDMKLIDAEYTFDNNKIIFYFIADGRIDFRDLVKDLAAIFKTRIELRQIGVRDESKIVGGLGPCGRPLCCATFLGDFEPVSIKMAKDQNLSLNPTKISGLCGRLMCCLKYEQDTYEKVRSEMPAVGSLIKVDDKEMRVAEIDVVRRKLKVKMKNAEGIEITKEYDPNDVIVIEDKKDEFAEIYDEILGDDFDEE is encoded by the coding sequence TTGTATACAGTCGTAGGAATTCGGTTTAAAAAAGCCGGTAAAATATATTATTTCGACCCAGGAGAATTGCCCGTAAGTATAGGTGATAACGTAATTGTAGAAACGGCAAGGGGAATAGAATTTGGAGAAGTTGTCGTTGGCAAAAGGGAAGTTCCAGATGAAGATATAATAGCACCCCTTAAAATGGTATTGAGGATTGCAACAGATGAAGATATAGAGCATTATAATGAAAACAGATCCTGTGAAGCCGAAGCTTTTGGTGTTTGTATGAATATGATAAAAGAACATAACCTTGATATGAAATTAATCGATGCAGAATATACATTTGATAATAATAAGATAATATTTTATTTTATTGCAGATGGAAGGATAGATTTCCGCGATTTAGTTAAAGACCTTGCGGCAATATTTAAGACGAGGATAGAGCTTAGACAAATTGGTGTAAGAGACGAATCTAAAATAGTCGGTGGTCTTGGCCCATGCGGAAGACCCCTTTGTTGTGCGACGTTTCTCGGGGATTTTGAACCTGTTTCTATCAAAATGGCGAAAGACCAGAATTTGTCTCTTAACCCAACTAAAATATCGGGTTTGTGTGGCAGACTCATGTGTTGCCTAAAATATGAGCAGGATACTTATGAAAAAGTAAGGTCTGAAATGCCGGCAGTAGGCAGTTTAATAAAAGTTGATGATAAAGAGATGAGAGTTGCGGAAATCGACGTCGTAAGGAGAAAACTTAAAGTAAAAATGAAAAATGCTGAAGGAATAGAGATAACTAAGGAATATGATCCGAATGATGTTATCGTGATAGAAGACAAGAAGGACGAATTTGCTGAAATATATGATGAAATACTTGGTGATGACTTTGATGAAGAATAA
- a CDS encoding cyclic-di-AMP receptor produces MKLIFAIVQDEDVRRLMDGLTEKGFSFTRVASTGGFLRSGNTTLMIGVEDNKLDDAIEIIEKKCKTRDRIITSPTQMGGATDIFIPQPVEVSIGGATVFVMDVEKFFRI; encoded by the coding sequence ATGAAGTTAATATTCGCAATAGTTCAAGACGAAGATGTGAGAAGACTGATGGATGGATTGACAGAAAAAGGCTTCAGTTTTACAAGAGTAGCTTCTACTGGCGGTTTCTTAAGGTCCGGCAATACTACATTGATGATCGGTGTTGAAGACAACAAACTCGATGATGCAATTGAAATCATTGAGAAAAAATGTAAGACAAGAGATAGGATAATAACATCACCGACGCAGATGGGTGGTGCAACAGATATATTCATTCCGCAGCCTGTTGAAGTTTCTATTGGAGGCGCTACTGTATTTGTTATGGATGTTGAGAAATTTTTCAGAATATAG
- a CDS encoding YaaR family protein: MRIQEINTRKVTSDFVVDDKKNKMSTMKFEDAIESEISKVQDNILNEMLADIDNTAQKLKENLNIENLLSYKKKVKQFLQNAINGMFRRNKRESIDIRGRKKIYTIIDKINDKLEKLTMDFLNNNSKNIDLLNTIEEIRGLLVDIYS; the protein is encoded by the coding sequence ATGAGGATACAAGAGATAAACACGAGAAAAGTTACATCTGATTTTGTTGTGGATGATAAGAAAAATAAAATGTCTACAATGAAGTTTGAAGATGCAATTGAAAGCGAAATAAGCAAAGTGCAGGACAATATTTTAAATGAAATGCTCGCTGACATAGATAATACAGCACAAAAGTTAAAAGAAAATTTAAATATAGAGAATTTACTTTCATACAAGAAGAAAGTCAAACAGTTTTTGCAGAATGCCATAAATGGAATGTTTCGCAGGAATAAGAGAGAGTCTATTGATATAAGAGGACGGAAAAAAATTTATACAATTATTGATAAGATAAATGATAAACTTGAGAAACTAACCATGGATTTCTTAAATAACAATAGCAAAAATATTGATCTTTTAAATACAATTGAAGAAATAAGAGGTCTATTAGTAGACATTTACTCGTAG
- a CDS encoding arginine deiminase: MTQPLLIPHVSSEIGNLNAVILHRPGKELERLTPQNLTELLFDDIPWVKKIQEEHDKFAKVLRDNGITVLYIKDLLKDVLRSENIKGQFINDLLMINGITSYEIKNYLKDLLLNMPSDNVAEIAISGLEKGDINCNNMPIGLAEYIYEDHYFYIKPVPNMYFTRDPGTMIDGGLMISSMKTAARKPETLILKYIYQNHDLFKKNNIPCWYDNTYFHSLEGGDVLILSDKVIAVGCGERTTPQAIEQLAHNLFVGGSTVERIIIVQIPVNRSYMHLDTVFTMVDKERFVFYPGIKKDLRVFSIIKEEKGFSIKKEKDLMCALKTSLNLNNIEIIPTGGLNAITSAREQWSDSTNTLAIAPGVVVTYSRNEASNKIMEKEGIKVIEIEGSELSRGRGGPRCMSMPIVRD, translated from the coding sequence GTGACACAGCCATTATTAATTCCCCATGTATCGTCAGAAATCGGAAATCTTAATGCAGTTATTTTGCACAGACCAGGAAAAGAATTAGAGCGTCTTACGCCTCAAAATCTCACCGAGCTTCTTTTTGATGACATACCATGGGTTAAGAAGATACAAGAAGAACATGACAAATTTGCAAAAGTATTAAGAGATAATGGTATAACTGTATTGTATATTAAAGATCTTCTTAAGGATGTTTTAAGAAGCGAAAACATAAAAGGGCAGTTTATAAATGATCTGCTAATGATCAATGGCATTACATCATATGAGATAAAAAATTATTTAAAGGACTTGCTTTTAAATATGCCATCTGATAATGTTGCTGAAATAGCAATAAGTGGACTTGAAAAAGGTGATATCAATTGTAATAACATGCCAATTGGTCTTGCGGAATACATATACGAAGATCACTATTTTTATATTAAACCTGTTCCAAATATGTATTTTACAAGAGACCCCGGTACCATGATTGATGGTGGTTTGATGATAAGCTCTATGAAAACAGCTGCAAGAAAGCCAGAGACATTAATACTTAAATATATCTATCAGAACCACGATTTATTTAAAAAGAATAATATACCTTGCTGGTATGACAATACATACTTTCATTCTTTAGAAGGCGGTGATGTTCTTATATTGAGCGATAAAGTTATTGCAGTCGGTTGCGGAGAGAGGACAACGCCGCAGGCAATAGAGCAATTGGCACACAACCTTTTTGTAGGTGGTTCGACAGTAGAGCGAATTATCATCGTTCAAATACCTGTTAATAGGTCTTATATGCACCTTGACACAGTTTTTACAATGGTTGATAAAGAAAGGTTTGTTTTTTATCCAGGAATAAAAAAAGATTTGAGAGTATTCAGCATTATAAAGGAAGAAAAGGGCTTTTCAATCAAAAAAGAAAAAGACCTAATGTGTGCATTAAAGACTTCCCTCAATTTAAATAATATAGAGATAATTCCTACCGGTGGATTAAATGCTATAACATCGGCAAGAGAGCAATGGAGTGATAGTACGAATACCCTTGCAATAGCCCCAGGTGTTGTAGTAACATATTCACGCAATGAAGCATCAAATAAGATTATGGAAAAAGAAGGCATAAAAGTAATCGAAATAGAGGGTTCCGAATTGTCAAGAGGAAGAGGTGGTCCCAGATGTATGAGTATGCCTATCGTAAGAGATTAA
- the holB gene encoding DNA polymerase III subunit delta' gives MLNLYGHENILNLFNRILTVGNIANAYLFVGENGLGKIFMAKYFAMMVNCTHKGKRPCLSCPSCLQILSGNHPDIFFVEPEGNSIKADTIRNNVIDNIYVKPYNSLKKVFIIKEAEKMTEQAQNSILKTLEEPPLYGLFILTASKMEGLLPTVVSRCEIVRFTRENDSVIENYLRNEKNIDSIKAKEIASIAFGNYGKADLLIDPEFSEMRYSLGKILFDSINDEKAIRLDNYKFFDENKDSIDDIINIMLSYFRDTLVYKMTGDDAFIINKDMIDDIKILSGNLTGFKLNNIIKKIEDLNFNLKSNVNYQLAIEDFLLNI, from the coding sequence ATGTTAAATCTATACGGCCATGAAAATATTTTAAATTTATTTAATAGAATCTTAACTGTGGGCAATATTGCAAATGCATATTTGTTTGTTGGCGAAAATGGACTAGGGAAAATATTTATGGCGAAGTATTTTGCCATGATGGTAAATTGTACTCATAAAGGTAAAAGGCCATGTTTAAGTTGCCCGTCTTGTCTTCAAATATTATCAGGAAATCATCCTGATATTTTCTTTGTAGAACCGGAAGGCAATTCGATAAAGGCTGATACTATTAGGAATAATGTAATAGATAATATATATGTTAAGCCTTATAATTCATTGAAAAAAGTATTTATAATAAAAGAAGCAGAAAAGATGACCGAACAGGCACAGAATAGTATTTTAAAAACCTTAGAAGAACCGCCGCTATATGGCCTTTTTATCCTAACCGCTTCAAAGATGGAAGGGCTTTTACCTACGGTTGTTTCAAGATGTGAGATAGTTAGATTTACACGTGAAAATGACTCTGTTATAGAAAATTATCTTCGAAATGAAAAAAATATCGATTCTATAAAAGCTAAAGAGATCGCATCAATTGCTTTCGGCAATTATGGCAAGGCTGACTTATTGATAGATCCTGAGTTTTCTGAGATGAGATATAGCTTAGGAAAAATTTTATTTGATTCTATTAATGATGAAAAAGCTATAAGGCTTGACAATTATAAATTCTTTGATGAAAACAAAGACAGCATAGATGATATTATAAATATAATGCTTTCATACTTTAGAGATACATTGGTATACAAAATGACAGGCGATGATGCATTTATTATTAATAAAGATATGATAGATGATATAAAAATACTTTCGGGCAATTTGACAGGATTTAAGCTAAATAATATAATTAAAAAGATAGAAGATCTTAATTTTAATCTCAAATCCAATGTTAATTACCAATTAGCGATAGAAGATTTTCTCTTAAATATTTAG
- the tmk gene encoding dTMP kinase, whose amino-acid sequence MYNGKLITFEGIDGSGKTTQINLLKEYLLKLGYNIIVLREPGGTHVGEKIRDILLDEENKIVPVSEALLYAASRAELVSEIIIPSLKIGKIVILDRFVDSSIVYQGYARGIGIKAVEEINNIAISGLKPDLTIYLDIKPEEALKRINQRHDRDRLEMEDIDFHKKVYEGYKNLILSNPERFAVIDATCDVNVIQKNIINEIKKII is encoded by the coding sequence ATGTACAATGGAAAACTCATTACATTTGAAGGCATTGATGGAAGCGGCAAGACTACACAAATAAATTTACTAAAGGAATATCTTTTGAAATTAGGTTACAATATTATAGTATTAAGGGAACCTGGTGGTACTCATGTAGGAGAAAAAATAAGAGATATACTCCTTGATGAGGAAAATAAAATAGTACCTGTTTCGGAAGCTCTCCTTTATGCGGCATCAAGAGCAGAATTAGTGTCAGAGATAATTATACCTTCACTAAAGATAGGAAAAATAGTCATACTTGACAGATTTGTAGATAGCTCTATCGTATATCAAGGTTATGCTAGGGGAATAGGTATAAAGGCTGTTGAGGAAATAAATAACATAGCTATTTCAGGTTTAAAACCTGATTTAACGATATATCTTGATATAAAACCGGAAGAAGCTTTAAAGAGAATTAATCAAAGGCATGATAGAGATCGTCTTGAAATGGAGGACATAGACTTTCACAAAAAAGTATACGAAGGATATAAAAATTTAATATTGTCAAACCCAGAGAGGTTTGCAGTAATAGATGCAACATGTGATGTCAATGTAATACAAAAAAATATCATAAATGAAATTAAAAAAATTATTTAA
- a CDS encoding uracil-DNA glycosylase → MSLLSLKELWQECMKCTKCPLSNVRNNVVFGEGNLRSNIMFIGEGPGHDEDIQGRPFVGKAGQLLNKMIEAIGLKREDVYIANIVKCRPPNNRVPLQNEIDACLPYLRNQVAIIAPKIIVCLGATAAKAIIDKDFRITIMRGQWIERKGVKIIATYHPAALLRDPEKKHPAWEDFKAIKKELEKIKEK, encoded by the coding sequence ATGTCATTATTATCATTAAAAGAATTGTGGCAGGAATGTATGAAATGCACAAAATGTCCTTTAAGCAATGTAAGAAATAATGTAGTTTTTGGAGAAGGAAATTTAAGGTCGAATATAATGTTTATCGGTGAAGGCCCTGGACATGACGAGGATATTCAGGGGCGCCCATTTGTGGGTAAAGCAGGTCAACTTTTAAACAAGATGATTGAAGCGATTGGATTAAAAAGAGAAGATGTGTACATTGCAAATATTGTTAAGTGCAGACCTCCAAATAATAGGGTGCCACTTCAAAATGAAATAGATGCGTGTTTGCCGTATCTGAGAAATCAGGTGGCTATAATAGCACCTAAAATAATAGTATGTTTAGGCGCAACAGCAGCGAAAGCGATAATAGATAAAGATTTCAGAATAACAATAATGAGAGGACAATGGATAGAAAGGAAAGGTGTTAAGATCATTGCTACATATCATCCAGCAGCACTTTTAAGAGATCCCGAAAAGAAGCATCCCGCATGGGAAGATTTTAAGGCTATAAAAAAAGAGCTAGAAAAAATAAAAGAAAAGTAA
- a CDS encoding ROK family glucokinase, with product MSKLVCGIDLGGTKINTGIVDDNGKILYSVKVPTEAKNGPDHVINRIKESINDVLKKSSLKIDQISGIGIGSPGPLDSEKGIVEYPPNLPGWVNIPLVDILHKEFDTNIKLNNDANVAALAEYLFGAGKGIDDMVYITVSTGIGGGAIIGGKLYNGANSNAAEIGHHSINFDGPRWCNCGNPGCLESYASGTSLVKFAKKAIESGRDTILKNIPMDEIKAENIFEAAKSGDKLSIELIDAEAFYLGIGIVNIMAFYNPKRIIIGGGLSSQWDVLYDKMMKTVEERALKPNREICDVVKAELGGNVGLMGAAALVL from the coding sequence ATGAGCAAGTTAGTGTGTGGCATTGACCTTGGTGGTACAAAGATAAATACAGGAATAGTAGATGACAATGGGAAAATATTGTATAGCGTAAAAGTACCAACCGAAGCTAAGAATGGTCCGGATCATGTTATAAATAGAATAAAAGAAAGTATTAATGATGTTCTTAAAAAGTCAAGTTTAAAAATAGATCAAATATCAGGAATAGGAATAGGTTCACCTGGTCCACTTGATTCTGAAAAGGGTATTGTTGAGTATCCACCAAATTTGCCAGGATGGGTTAACATTCCTTTAGTTGATATTCTCCATAAAGAATTTGATACAAATATAAAGCTAAATAATGATGCAAATGTTGCAGCACTTGCAGAGTATCTATTTGGAGCAGGAAAGGGCATAGATGATATGGTTTATATCACTGTAAGTACTGGTATCGGCGGTGGGGCTATAATAGGTGGTAAATTATATAACGGAGCAAATTCTAATGCGGCGGAAATAGGTCATCATTCAATAAATTTTGATGGGCCGAGATGGTGCAATTGTGGGAATCCGGGATGCTTGGAATCATATGCGTCTGGTACATCTCTTGTCAAGTTTGCAAAAAAAGCGATAGAATCCGGGAGGGATACTATTCTTAAAAATATTCCCATGGATGAAATAAAAGCAGAAAATATATTTGAAGCTGCAAAATCTGGTGATAAATTATCAATAGAACTAATTGACGCTGAAGCTTTTTATCTTGGTATAGGAATTGTAAACATAATGGCGTTTTACAATCCAAAGAGGATAATAATAGGTGGAGGCTTATCAAGCCAATGGGATGTATTATATGATAAAATGATGAAAACAGTCGAAGAGAGAGCATTAAAACCAAACAGAGAAATATGTGATGTTGTGAAAGCAGAGCTTGGAGGAAATGTCGGTCTAATGGGAGCAGCTGCACTTGTTTTATAA
- a CDS encoding Fe-S-containing hydro-lyase: MHKKINTPLTDDILKDLKAGDFVLITGKILTARDAAHKRMIDAINKGEKLPVVINNQIIYYVGPCPAKPSQVVGSCGPTTSGRMDAYTPKLLELGLKGMIGKGYRSKEVIEAMKKYHAVYFTAIGGAGALLSERVKKAKVLAYEDLGPEAIHEFTIDDFPVIVTIDMYGNNLYESEREKYRKNT; this comes from the coding sequence ATGCATAAAAAAATTAATACGCCATTAACAGATGATATATTAAAAGATTTAAAAGCAGGTGATTTTGTTCTTATAACGGGAAAAATTTTAACGGCGAGAGATGCGGCACACAAAAGAATGATAGATGCAATAAATAAAGGTGAGAAACTTCCTGTTGTTATAAATAACCAAATAATATACTATGTTGGTCCATGTCCGGCAAAACCAAGTCAGGTTGTTGGCAGTTGTGGACCTACGACAAGTGGCAGGATGGATGCATACACACCAAAGCTTTTAGAACTCGGTCTTAAAGGCATGATAGGGAAAGGATATAGAAGCAAAGAGGTAATTGAGGCTATGAAGAAATATCATGCTGTCTATTTTACAGCTATAGGCGGTGCCGGTGCACTTCTATCAGAAAGAGTTAAAAAAGCAAAAGTTTTGGCATATGAAGACCTTGGCCCTGAAGCAATACATGAATTTACTATAGATGACTTTCCAGTTATTGTTACAATAGATATGTATGGAAATAATTTATATGAAAGCGAACGCGAGAAATATAGAAAGAATACATAA
- a CDS encoding DNA-3-methyladenine glycosylase I — translation MERCPWCLNDELYIKYHDTEWGVPVHDDRLHFEFLVLESAQAGLSWITILKKRENYRMSYDNFDPYKVSLYDEEKISELLNNAGIIRNRRKIEASINNAKRFLEIQKEFGSFDNYIWGFVDGKPINNNWNNVKEVPAKTSLSDEISKDLIKRGFKFIGSTIIYSHMQATGLVNDHILSCFRYKEIMYRKDE, via the coding sequence ATGGAGAGATGTCCATGGTGTTTAAATGACGAATTATATATAAAATATCATGATACAGAATGGGGCGTTCCTGTACATGATGATAGATTACACTTCGAATTTTTAGTACTTGAATCTGCACAAGCAGGTTTAAGTTGGATTACCATACTTAAAAAAAGAGAGAATTACAGGATGTCTTATGATAATTTTGATCCTTATAAGGTTTCATTGTATGATGAAGAAAAGATAAGCGAGCTTTTAAATAATGCAGGCATAATAAGAAATAGGAGAAAAATAGAAGCATCAATAAACAATGCTAAGAGATTTTTGGAGATTCAAAAGGAATTCGGAAGTTTTGACAATTATATATGGGGATTTGTAGATGGAAAGCCTATTAATAATAATTGGAATAATGTAAAGGAAGTACCTGCTAAAACTTCTTTGTCAGACGAAATAAGTAAAGACCTTATAAAAAGGGGCTTTAAATTTATCGGATCAACAATAATATATTCACATATGCAAGCGACAGGATTAGTCAATGACCACATATTATCCTGCTTTAGATATAAAGAGATTATGTATAGAAAAGATGAATAA
- a CDS encoding fumarate hydratase, whose protein sequence is MRKIDAKLISDIVEKLCIDANYNLPEDIFDNLKEREKKEESKLGVSILKNIIENAEVAKKREIPICQDTGIAVVFVEIGQDVHIVNGSLKEAINEGVRNGYNKGFLRKSMVGDPIIRMNTNDNTPAIIHYNIVGGDKLSITVAPKGAGSENMSALKMLKPSDGIEGVKKFILDTVEAAGPNACPPLIVGVGIGGNFEYAPLLAKKALLRPIGVNNDDEDIKSLEIELLEKINKLGIGPQGLGGTTTALAVNIEKYPTHIACLPVAVNIGCHVTRHASATL, encoded by the coding sequence ATGAGAAAAATAGATGCGAAATTGATTTCAGATATAGTTGAAAAATTATGTATCGATGCAAACTATAATTTACCGGAGGATATTTTTGATAATTTAAAGGAAAGGGAGAAAAAAGAGGAAAGTAAGCTTGGTGTTTCTATACTTAAAAATATAATAGAAAATGCAGAAGTGGCGAAAAAAAGAGAAATTCCTATATGCCAGGATACAGGTATTGCAGTGGTTTTTGTTGAAATAGGACAAGATGTCCATATTGTAAACGGCAGTCTGAAAGAAGCCATTAATGAGGGTGTAAGGAATGGATACAATAAAGGATTTTTAAGAAAATCTATGGTCGGTGATCCGATCATTAGAATGAATACAAATGATAATACTCCAGCTATTATACACTATAATATTGTTGGTGGAGATAAATTGTCTATTACAGTTGCACCTAAGGGTGCTGGAAGCGAAAACATGAGTGCATTAAAAATGCTTAAACCCTCTGATGGTATTGAAGGTGTAAAGAAATTTATCCTGGATACTGTTGAAGCAGCTGGACCTAATGCATGCCCACCTCTAATCGTCGGTGTTGGTATTGGTGGCAATTTTGAATATGCTCCATTATTAGCTAAAAAAGCGCTTTTAAGACCAATCGGCGTAAATAACGATGATGAAGATATTAAAAGCTTAGAAATTGAGCTACTTGAAAAAATTAACAAGCTTGGAATAGGCCCACAAGGACTAGGAGGAACTACAACGGCACTTGCGGTTAACATAGAAAAGTATCCAACGCATATTGCGTGTCTTCCTGTTGCGGTTAATATCGGATGCCATGTAACAAGGCACGCAAGTGCGACATTATAA
- a CDS encoding aminotransferase class I/II-fold pyridoxal phosphate-dependent enzyme: MTAPLYEALMKYVKDGTIPYHMPGHKEGRSISRKYIENLAKIDLTEVPGTDNLHDPKGPILEAEELAAKAFGSKMSFFLVNGTTSGIYAAMCTVLNNDDKILIQRNSHKSVYNGLVITGAIPCYLNPLIDYDDGIAMGISIDELETMLRSDNDIKAVLITYPNYYGFCVDIKKIAEVVHKYDKILIVDEAHGAHFAFSEKLPITASKAGADIVVESIHKTLPAFTQSSILHVNTDKINIEKLRFYLSLFQTTSPSYILMSSIDLAREFMEGEGKKKLNNCIDLSIKTRDILNQFDSINCLGKDVIGRYGIYDFDPTKFTIDVKGLNLTGNDAEKILKSDFNIQVEMSDLYNILAIMTVVDTEKEFNILIDAIKKLRNYKKNINKKFIDYYPKIPQMAFKPSIAVKKSFKSVDLKDSIDKISCDYVIPYPPGIPLICPGEIVKKDMVQYINLLYNIGIKIVGIDNLSIRVCE, translated from the coding sequence ATGACAGCACCTTTATATGAAGCATTAATGAAATATGTAAAAGATGGAACTATTCCATACCATATGCCTGGGCATAAAGAAGGCAGGAGTATTTCCCGGAAATATATTGAGAACCTCGCAAAGATAGACCTTACGGAAGTACCAGGGACAGATAATCTCCATGATCCAAAAGGACCAATATTGGAGGCTGAAGAGCTTGCAGCAAAAGCATTTGGATCAAAGATGTCTTTCTTTCTTGTAAATGGAACAACATCAGGAATATATGCTGCAATGTGTACAGTACTTAATAATGATGATAAGATATTAATTCAAAGGAATTCACATAAATCTGTTTACAACGGCTTGGTTATTACAGGTGCTATACCATGCTATCTTAATCCATTGATAGATTACGATGATGGTATAGCTATGGGCATATCAATAGATGAGTTAGAAACGATGCTTAGGTCAGATAACGATATAAAAGCGGTATTGATAACATATCCTAATTATTATGGATTTTGCGTCGATATAAAAAAGATCGCAGAAGTTGTGCACAAATATGATAAGATTTTAATTGTTGATGAAGCACATGGAGCCCATTTTGCATTTTCTGAGAAATTACCTATTACAGCATCAAAGGCTGGTGCAGACATAGTAGTTGAAAGCATACACAAGACATTACCTGCATTTACTCAAAGCTCTATTTTACATGTTAATACAGATAAGATTAATATTGAAAAATTACGCTTTTATTTAAGCCTTTTTCAAACAACATCACCATCATATATTCTAATGTCATCAATTGATTTAGCCAGAGAATTTATGGAAGGAGAAGGTAAGAAAAAGCTTAATAACTGTATAGACTTATCCATAAAAACAAGAGACATATTAAATCAGTTTGATAGTATAAACTGTCTTGGCAAAGATGTTATCGGTAGATATGGAATATATGATTTTGATCCTACTAAGTTTACAATCGATGTAAAAGGTCTCAACCTCACAGGGAATGATGCGGAAAAAATATTAAAGAGTGATTTTAATATTCAGGTAGAAATGTCAGATTTATATAACATACTTGCAATTATGACCGTTGTGGATACTGAAAAGGAGTTTAATATACTAATTGATGCTATAAAAAAGCTTAGAAATTATAAAAAAAATATAAATAAAAAATTCATTGATTATTATCCTAAAATACCTCAAATGGCATTTAAGCCATCAATTGCCGTCAAAAAATCTTTTAAGTCTGTAGATCTAAAAGATTCAATTGATAAAATATCATGTGATTATGTAATACCGTATCCACCAGGAATTCCATTAATATGCCCTGGTGAAATAGTAAAAAAAGATATGGTACAATATATAAATTTACTATATAATATAGGTATAAAGATTGTAGGTATTGATAATTTGAGTATACGGGTGTGTGAATAA
- a CDS encoding sigma factor G inhibitor Gin, whose protein sequence is MESMVRTKRCFICNHETGDGIEVLGEFLCNDCQKIIVDISPGDFGYDFYRKKMIDIWQNYMKGIEYEDQI, encoded by the coding sequence ATGGAAAGCATGGTAAGGACGAAAAGGTGCTTTATATGCAATCATGAAACGGGGGACGGAATAGAAGTATTAGGAGAATTTCTATGTAATGATTGCCAGAAAATAATTGTAGATATATCGCCTGGTGATTTTGGCTACGATTTTTACAGAAAGAAAATGATAGATATCTGGCAGAATTATATGAAAGGCATTGAATATGAGGACCAAATATAG